Proteins from a single region of Lujinxingia litoralis:
- a CDS encoding sulfite exporter TauE/SafE family protein has translation MSVGLGILLVFIALIGGVCITTIGPGGIFVTIALFLLLNLDPATVAGTASLTFVGTGLLGSYAYLRSGQLAPPTARTSALILSLTSVLGAFAGARLNTVLDADLFGLLLGAFVLLTGVLILWRERGNAAAPGADFELGSPTGRLAMAGLGLAVGLPGGLLGVGGPVLAVPLMVVLGVPMLLAVALAQVQSIFIAAFAALGFALQGAIDLSLALLVGVPLLIGTAAGWVIARRIQPERLKLGLAFVLLGLGLYMLSGAGSA, from the coding sequence ATGTCTGTCGGGCTAGGCATCCTTCTTGTGTTCATCGCCCTCATCGGCGGGGTGTGCATCACCACCATCGGACCGGGCGGGATCTTTGTAACGATCGCGCTCTTTCTGCTCCTTAACCTCGACCCGGCCACCGTGGCCGGCACCGCCAGCCTGACCTTTGTCGGCACCGGCCTCCTGGGCAGCTACGCCTACCTGCGCTCCGGCCAGCTCGCGCCCCCCACCGCCCGCACCAGCGCGCTGATCCTGAGCCTGACCAGCGTGCTGGGCGCGTTTGCCGGCGCCCGGCTCAACACCGTGCTCGACGCCGACCTCTTCGGCCTCCTGCTCGGCGCCTTCGTACTGCTGACCGGCGTCCTGATCCTGTGGCGTGAACGAGGCAACGCCGCCGCGCCAGGGGCAGACTTTGAGCTCGGCTCGCCAACGGGCCGCCTGGCCATGGCCGGGCTCGGCCTGGCGGTGGGGCTTCCCGGCGGCCTCCTCGGCGTGGGCGGGCCGGTGCTGGCCGTCCCCCTGATGGTGGTCCTGGGGGTGCCGATGCTCCTGGCGGTGGCCCTGGCCCAGGTCCAGTCGATCTTCATCGCCGCCTTCGCCGCGCTGGGCTTCGCGCTCCAGGGCGCCATCGACCTTTCCCTGGCCCTTTTGGTGGGCGTCCCCCTGCTGATCGGCACGGCCGCCGGCTGGGTCATCGCCCGGCGCATCCAGCCCGAACGCCTCAAGCTCGGCCTGGCCTTCGTGCTCCTGGGCCTCGGACTCTACATGCTCTCGGGCGCCGGCAGCGCCTGA
- a CDS encoding Nramp family divalent metal transporter: MSEQQSLWHRFFEKYGLSFVMVASYFGSGSIYIASQAGVEYGYALIWAVVGAVLLGFMAQDMSARLGIFGDTLMGFIRKKIGKGPALLLALFLSLGCIAWTVALTAAVGMSFEILSGQALSWQPVAVVTGLVAILTGVLKYERVETFVTAMMFVLLVLYVVVAGASGPAPAEMAAGFLPTLPDSGAMLLGAAILGTTALWPNFFLESILVKKKGWTRDEDLSEVRHDLAFGYIVGGLITVCIIVVSAAVLRPAGYTELTSFITPGQALAEVLGEWAMVVFLIGVICAAFNSIVPIMWTVPYMILEALDAPQKEQDTRAFRAIYAGAILIGMSSPLVSAVTGLTIVQMVTLFPAINGVFGLPITAAFLFWAVNDKKTMGHRVNDWKLNAINVVLVLFATYVALSSARGVIRAIFGDMMG, encoded by the coding sequence ATGTCCGAACAGCAGTCCCTATGGCATCGCTTCTTCGAAAAATACGGCCTGAGCTTTGTGATGGTCGCCAGCTACTTCGGTAGCGGCTCCATCTACATCGCCAGCCAGGCCGGTGTAGAATACGGCTACGCCCTGATCTGGGCCGTGGTCGGCGCAGTTCTCCTGGGTTTTATGGCCCAGGACATGAGCGCCCGCCTGGGCATCTTTGGCGACACCCTGATGGGCTTCATCCGCAAGAAAATCGGCAAAGGCCCGGCCCTGCTCCTGGCCCTCTTTTTGTCGCTGGGCTGCATCGCCTGGACCGTGGCCCTGACCGCGGCGGTGGGCATGTCCTTTGAGATTTTGAGCGGCCAGGCCCTCTCCTGGCAGCCGGTAGCCGTCGTCACCGGACTGGTGGCAATCCTCACCGGAGTGCTCAAGTACGAGCGGGTCGAGACCTTTGTCACCGCCATGATGTTCGTGCTCCTGGTGCTCTACGTGGTGGTGGCCGGCGCCAGCGGCCCGGCCCCGGCCGAGATGGCCGCGGGCTTTCTCCCCACGCTGCCCGACTCCGGCGCCATGCTCCTGGGCGCGGCTATCCTGGGTACCACCGCCCTGTGGCCGAACTTCTTTCTGGAATCGATCCTGGTCAAAAAGAAGGGCTGGACCCGCGACGAAGACCTCTCGGAGGTGCGCCACGACCTGGCCTTTGGCTACATCGTCGGCGGGCTGATCACCGTGTGCATCATCGTGGTCTCGGCCGCCGTGCTGCGCCCGGCCGGCTACACCGAACTCACCTCCTTTATCACGCCCGGCCAGGCCCTGGCCGAGGTCCTCGGCGAGTGGGCCATGGTGGTCTTTTTGATCGGCGTGATCTGTGCGGCGTTTAACAGCATCGTCCCCATCATGTGGACCGTCCCCTACATGATCCTCGAAGCCCTCGACGCCCCCCAAAAAGAGCAGGACACCCGGGCTTTTCGCGCCATCTACGCCGGCGCCATCCTCATCGGCATGAGCTCCCCGCTGGTCTCGGCCGTCACCGGCCTGACCATCGTGCAGATGGTCACCCTCTTCCCGGCCATCAACGGCGTCTTCGGTTTGCCGATCACCGCGGCCTTTTTGTTCTGGGCGGTCAACGACAAAAAGACCATGGGCCACCGGGTCAACGACTGGAAGCTCAACGCCATCAACGTGGTGCTGGTGCTCTTTGCCACCTACGTGGCGCTGAGTTCGGCCCGCGGCGTGATCCGGGCGATCTTCGGCGACATGATGGGCTAA
- a CDS encoding pentapeptide repeat-containing protein, giving the protein MADLSRRDVIFLIRDHSGEFPDGGRRLLRLAGVDLSGVDLSRLDLSCVDFSRADLTHTLLVDADLSHCRFGAAQLRGANLRGANCSFAHFEEADLQEVIAIDACFDGARLIHCDLRQADFSRVSLTFTRHLGLALEGTRLKEVKEAFEACGVDSLEEAHSPY; this is encoded by the coding sequence ATGGCCGATTTAAGCCGCCGCGACGTCATCTTCCTTATCCGCGATCACTCCGGGGAGTTTCCTGACGGCGGCCGCCGCCTCCTGCGCCTGGCCGGCGTCGACTTAAGCGGCGTCGATCTCTCTCGCCTGGACTTAAGCTGCGTCGACTTCTCCCGGGCCGACCTCACCCACACCCTTTTAGTCGACGCCGACCTGAGCCACTGCCGCTTTGGCGCCGCGCAACTCCGGGGCGCCAACCTGCGCGGCGCAAACTGCTCCTTTGCACACTTCGAAGAGGCCGACCTCCAGGAGGTCATCGCCATCGACGCGTGCTTCGACGGCGCGCGCCTGATTCACTGCGACCTGCGCCAGGCCGACTTCAGCCGCGTCTCGCTGACCTTCACCCGGCACCTCGGCCTGGCCCTGGAGGGCACCCGCCTCAAAGAGGTCAAAGAGGCCTTTGAAGCCTGCGGGGTCGACTCCCTCGAAGAGGCCCACTCCCCCTATTAA
- a CDS encoding pirin family protein: MNWPTSDPFLFCAHHRDDYPASDGTMAPDASLAGRHLGRDFAEHQPWRMYHGRRVPGFPRHPHRGFETVTVVRSGYLDHTDSMGAAARYGGGDVQWLTAGAGIQHSEMFPLLRDDAPNPLELFQIWLNLPRADKMVDPHFTMLWNEAIPRVVETDAHGRIVELTLAAGAYQGQRPPAPPPASWASRAESDVAIWSIRLEAGARIELPPVRPGTLRSLYVHTGQGVKVASRAIANKRRVEFDHPGPIVLEGGPAEAEVLLLQGAPIGEPVAKRGPFVMNTQQEIRQAYLDYQSTGFGGWNFSDNGPVHPGDQGRFARYADGTRDEPT, encoded by the coding sequence ATGAACTGGCCCACCTCCGACCCCTTTCTCTTCTGCGCCCATCACCGCGACGACTACCCCGCCAGCGATGGCACCATGGCGCCCGACGCCTCGCTGGCCGGACGCCACCTGGGCCGGGACTTCGCCGAGCATCAGCCCTGGCGCATGTACCACGGGCGCCGGGTGCCGGGCTTTCCTCGCCATCCCCACCGCGGCTTCGAAACCGTCACCGTGGTGCGTTCGGGCTACCTCGATCACACCGACTCCATGGGCGCCGCCGCCCGCTACGGCGGGGGCGACGTGCAGTGGCTCACCGCCGGCGCCGGCATTCAGCACTCCGAGATGTTCCCGCTCCTGCGCGACGACGCCCCCAACCCCCTGGAACTCTTCCAGATCTGGCTGAACCTGCCCCGCGCCGACAAAATGGTCGACCCGCACTTCACCATGCTCTGGAACGAAGCAATCCCCCGGGTCGTGGAGACCGACGCCCACGGGCGCATCGTGGAGCTGACCCTGGCCGCCGGCGCCTACCAGGGCCAGCGCCCCCCCGCACCGCCCCCGGCCTCCTGGGCCTCCCGGGCAGAGAGCGACGTGGCCATCTGGTCGATTCGCCTGGAGGCCGGCGCCCGCATTGAGCTGCCGCCGGTCCGCCCCGGCACCCTGCGCTCGCTCTACGTGCACACCGGCCAGGGCGTCAAAGTCGCCTCCCGCGCCATCGCCAATAAGCGGCGCGTGGAGTTCGACCACCCCGGCCCCATCGTCCTGGAGGGTGGCCCGGCCGAAGCCGAAGTGCTCCTGCTGCAGGGCGCGCCCATCGGCGAACCGGTGGCCAAACGCGGCCCCTTTGTCATGAACACCCAGCAGGAGATCCGCCAGGCTTACCTCGACTACCAGAGCACCGGCTTCGGAGGCTGGAACTTTAGCGACAACGGCCCGGTCCACCCCGGCGATCAGGGCCGCTTTGCCCGCTATGCCGACGGCACCCGCGACGAACCCACCTGA
- a CDS encoding DMT family transporter, producing MTRAWIALIVAGLLEVGWATGLKESNGFTRPIPSILTVIAMGASFYLLSQAMKVLPASSAYGIWVGIGAVGTAILGMLVYGDSTSPLRWLSIVLVVLGLAGLKLTT from the coding sequence ATGACCAGGGCATGGATCGCCCTCATCGTCGCCGGCCTCCTCGAAGTAGGCTGGGCCACAGGGCTCAAAGAAAGCAACGGCTTCACTCGCCCCATCCCCTCCATCCTCACTGTGATCGCCATGGGCGCGAGCTTCTATCTGCTCTCCCAGGCCATGAAGGTGCTCCCGGCCAGCTCGGCCTACGGCATCTGGGTCGGCATCGGCGCGGTGGGCACGGCCATCCTCGGGATGCTGGTCTACGGTGACAGCACCTCCCCCCTGCGCTGGCTCAGCATTGTGCTGGTCGTGCTGGGCCTGGCCGGCCTCAAACTCACCACCTGA
- a CDS encoding acyl-CoA thioesterase, which translates to MVFPQQTNHYGTLFGGQALALMDKAAFIVASRYTRRTVVTACSERCDFHVPVRQGQLVELTARVVETGRTSVTVEVTLVAEDLLSGDRQPGTRGKFVMVALDAHGKPTRVPELESMASQAP; encoded by the coding sequence ATGGTCTTTCCGCAGCAGACCAACCACTACGGCACGCTCTTCGGGGGGCAGGCCCTGGCCCTGATGGATAAGGCCGCGTTTATCGTGGCCTCGCGCTACACGCGGCGCACGGTGGTGACGGCGTGCAGCGAGCGGTGTGATTTTCATGTGCCGGTGCGCCAGGGGCAGCTCGTGGAGCTGACGGCCCGGGTGGTGGAGACGGGCCGGACCTCGGTGACGGTGGAGGTGACGCTGGTGGCCGAAGACCTCTTAAGCGGCGATCGGCAGCCGGGCACCCGGGGCAAGTTCGTGATGGTGGCGCTCGATGCGCACGGAAAGCCCACGCGGGTGCCGGAGCTGGAGAGCATGGCGAGTCAGGCGCCCTGA
- a CDS encoding sigma-70 family RNA polymerase sigma factor, which yields MSSDPTRTSFEAVMRAGQAAEPTRTQRLLAWLAYYGVFATLTFALGFWAIEQLAISPFVVLGLAGVALFIARLFKRWFTATPFRIGLVVGAAMPVLAMALLVPAGALPGAPQDPGAPTAPWRAPLQKLKRLRAADPGDSHIVFSAAGDDAQVVVGFTRCVDALHHPTPHHGSLHKQARARLERHAPDFAARDALQVLVIHVCQRFDAGDLDALHSALDHELDQAEELLKSNQSRQATCAPGASLSAPSPLSLSAAALCQLPADQARALRLHTEGHDPDAIAPLLHISPAAAARQIKQGRLNLEDEAHRLARVHGAF from the coding sequence ATGAGCTCAGACCCCACCCGCACCAGCTTTGAGGCCGTGATGCGCGCCGGACAGGCCGCCGAGCCCACCCGCACCCAGCGCCTGCTCGCCTGGCTGGCCTACTACGGTGTCTTTGCCACCCTCACCTTCGCCCTCGGCTTCTGGGCCATCGAGCAGCTCGCCATCAGCCCCTTTGTGGTGCTCGGCCTGGCCGGCGTCGCCCTCTTTATCGCGCGCCTTTTCAAACGCTGGTTCACCGCCACGCCCTTTCGCATCGGTCTGGTGGTGGGCGCGGCGATGCCCGTGCTCGCCATGGCCCTCCTGGTCCCGGCCGGCGCCCTCCCCGGCGCCCCACAGGACCCGGGCGCTCCCACCGCGCCCTGGCGCGCGCCCCTGCAGAAACTCAAACGCCTGCGCGCCGCCGACCCCGGCGACTCCCACATCGTCTTCAGCGCGGCCGGCGACGACGCGCAGGTTGTCGTCGGCTTCACACGCTGCGTCGACGCCCTCCACCACCCCACCCCCCACCACGGATCCCTCCACAAGCAGGCCCGCGCGCGCCTGGAGCGCCACGCACCCGACTTCGCCGCCCGCGACGCCCTCCAGGTGCTCGTGATCCACGTGTGTCAGCGCTTCGACGCCGGCGACCTCGACGCCCTCCACTCCGCCCTGGATCACGAACTCGACCAGGCCGAGGAGCTCCTCAAAAGCAATCAAAGCCGGCAGGCCACCTGCGCCCCGGGCGCCTCCCTGAGCGCCCCCTCCCCCCTGAGCCTGAGCGCGGCCGCCCTCTGCCAGCTCCCCGCTGATCAGGCCCGCGCCCTGCGCCTGCACACCGAAGGCCACGATCCCGACGCCATCGCCCCCCTCCTCCACATCTCCCCTGCCGCGGCCGCCCGCCAGATCAAGCAAGGCCGCCTCAACCTCGAAGACGAAGCCCACCGCCTGGCCCGAGTCCACGGCGCATTCTAA
- a CDS encoding Fic family protein: MTFWTPIKLHALPDGRVRVFEQHAHTRKLRVAPLSTVPQDVVQSLPCYRENPKYITHYHPQADGDVERYAQVGDIVFCGEWRFGEMVQERELSGLTQALVMLRRGGSAWFPLSQLRVLDSNLQRQALTSEDKHLIATNRLHLHSVAEVNQALLLAQPSARAYLDNLESPLLFAHIREAHRLWFGRVFDWGGQLRTEHVVVGREENATTPPEKLNEELDAFDTFLHGLHHHLNGDSNSPELAPIWLRMADFYVRLCLIHPFRDGNGRISRQAIEALLSQTLGQPTLLNWNALSRAGAKTRWAFRAAQDRGDRRILATLLFTAWRTSLEGKHARSPSLPPCPDGLRQDICP, from the coding sequence ATGACCTTCTGGACCCCCATAAAACTTCATGCTCTGCCCGACGGTCGGGTTCGCGTCTTCGAGCAGCACGCCCATACCCGCAAACTCCGCGTAGCACCTCTTTCGACGGTTCCTCAGGACGTCGTGCAGTCGCTTCCTTGTTACAGGGAGAATCCGAAATACATCACGCATTATCACCCTCAGGCAGACGGTGATGTCGAGCGCTATGCCCAGGTCGGCGACATTGTGTTTTGTGGCGAATGGCGTTTTGGCGAGATGGTGCAGGAACGCGAATTGTCTGGCTTAACGCAGGCTCTCGTCATGCTTCGCCGCGGAGGATCCGCATGGTTTCCGCTCTCCCAACTCCGCGTGCTGGATAGCAACCTTCAGCGGCAAGCGTTGACATCCGAAGACAAGCACCTGATCGCAACGAATCGCCTTCACCTTCACTCCGTGGCGGAGGTCAATCAGGCATTGCTGCTCGCGCAGCCGAGTGCTCGTGCGTACCTCGACAATTTAGAATCACCGCTGCTCTTCGCGCACATTCGAGAAGCGCACCGGTTATGGTTTGGCCGAGTGTTCGACTGGGGAGGCCAGCTGCGCACGGAGCACGTCGTCGTCGGCCGCGAGGAAAACGCCACCACTCCACCTGAGAAGTTGAACGAAGAACTCGATGCGTTTGACACGTTCCTCCACGGCCTTCATCACCACCTTAATGGGGACTCGAACTCTCCTGAGCTGGCACCAATCTGGTTGCGAATGGCGGATTTCTATGTCCGACTTTGCCTGATTCATCCCTTTCGCGATGGCAACGGTCGTATCTCTCGCCAGGCCATCGAAGCGCTGCTCTCTCAGACTCTCGGGCAACCCACCCTGTTGAATTGGAACGCGCTCTCACGCGCCGGTGCGAAGACCCGATGGGCGTTTCGTGCCGCACAAGACCGCGGCGATCGACGCATTCTGGCCACGCTTTTGTTCACAGCATGGCGAACGTCGCTCGAAGGGAAACACGCTCGTTCACCCTCACTTCCCCCATGTCCCGATGGTTTACGTCAGGACATCTGCCCTTGA
- a CDS encoding NAD(P)/FAD-dependent oxidoreductase — translation MQGPEVLDVLIVGGGPASLSAALYLGRARRRALVVDAGSPRHAPSAGVHNFLTREGVTPAGFRELAWADLQEFPTLSRVEARVTALAFENDLWQARTAQGHELRARALLLAMGTVEIPPEIPGYAERWAKSVHHCPFCHGWEVRDMPVATVGHGEFARHMAPMLQNWSDDVMLLTHGEPLDAETRQVLEARGIAHHTSPIVALEGPGSALHTIVLQDGTRVARRALFMKPGQRPHDLIRELGLPLTGAFVEVDAMQRTALPLLWAAGDCTTGFQQVIEAAAQGARAAASIIMTLTFSTD, via the coding sequence ATGCAAGGACCCGAAGTGCTGGATGTGTTGATCGTAGGCGGAGGGCCGGCGAGTTTAAGCGCCGCGCTTTATCTGGGGCGCGCGCGCAGGCGTGCGCTTGTGGTCGATGCCGGTAGCCCACGGCATGCGCCCTCAGCAGGGGTGCACAATTTTTTGACGCGGGAGGGAGTGACCCCGGCGGGATTTCGGGAGCTGGCCTGGGCCGATCTTCAGGAGTTCCCGACGCTCTCGCGCGTTGAGGCCCGGGTGACGGCACTCGCGTTTGAGAACGACCTCTGGCAGGCCCGCACCGCGCAGGGCCACGAGCTGCGCGCCCGCGCCCTGCTCCTGGCGATGGGCACGGTCGAGATCCCCCCCGAGATTCCGGGCTACGCCGAGCGCTGGGCAAAGAGCGTGCACCACTGCCCCTTTTGCCACGGCTGGGAGGTGCGCGATATGCCGGTGGCCACCGTGGGCCATGGCGAGTTTGCGCGTCATATGGCCCCGATGCTGCAAAACTGGAGCGACGACGTGATGCTCCTCACCCACGGGGAGCCCCTGGACGCGGAGACCCGTCAGGTGCTCGAAGCCCGGGGCATCGCGCACCACACCAGCCCCATCGTCGCGCTGGAAGGCCCGGGCAGCGCGCTGCACACCATCGTGCTGCAGGACGGCACCCGGGTGGCGCGGCGCGCACTTTTTATGAAACCCGGACAGCGCCCCCATGATCTTATCCGGGAGCTGGGCCTGCCCTTAACGGGCGCCTTCGTGGAGGTCGACGCGATGCAGCGCACCGCGCTCCCCCTGCTCTGGGCCGCCGGCGACTGCACCACGGGCTTCCAGCAGGTGATCGAGGCGGCGGCCCAGGGCGCCCGGGCGGCGGCCTCGATCATCATGACCCTGACCTTCTCCACCGACTGA
- a CDS encoding AraC family transcriptional regulator, whose protein sequence is MPTAQPLLHSALEEHKTLVVRHSTGPCSRAPGVARVVHDHASLNLVVKGELRVWQGANYRVREGEFFLVPQGAPHAPLGAPEVDRGVGESWMLAFCPFCFAPHSPGLITAAFDDVAAGACAVRRVDRQRLPGVIELFSRLSTELDEQAPHHELATLGLVALLMTEVQRAAPRSGLTSTLTTPPLVTETLAYIERLASEPISLKEVARAMGKSPAYLTTLVREHTGATVMEWLTRARLSRARQLLLHSDEHVEIIAERVGYASASYFHRVFREAHQMSPGEWRRVHG, encoded by the coding sequence ATGCCCACCGCTCAGCCCCTTCTGCACTCCGCGCTGGAGGAGCATAAAACGCTCGTCGTCCGTCACAGCACCGGGCCCTGCTCGCGGGCTCCGGGCGTGGCGAGGGTCGTGCATGACCACGCCAGCCTGAATCTGGTGGTGAAAGGAGAGCTGCGCGTCTGGCAGGGCGCCAACTACCGGGTGCGCGAAGGTGAGTTCTTCCTCGTGCCCCAGGGCGCCCCCCACGCGCCGCTCGGAGCGCCGGAGGTCGACCGGGGCGTGGGCGAATCCTGGATGCTCGCGTTCTGCCCCTTCTGCTTTGCCCCCCACAGCCCGGGCCTGATCACCGCCGCCTTTGACGATGTCGCCGCCGGGGCATGTGCGGTACGCCGCGTCGATCGGCAGCGCCTGCCGGGCGTGATTGAGCTTTTTTCGCGCTTGAGCACGGAGCTGGACGAGCAGGCCCCCCACCACGAGCTCGCCACCCTGGGCCTGGTGGCGCTGCTCATGACCGAGGTCCAGCGCGCCGCCCCGCGCTCCGGCCTGACGAGCACACTGACCACCCCACCGCTCGTCACCGAAACGCTGGCCTACATTGAGCGCCTCGCCAGCGAGCCGATCTCCTTAAAAGAGGTCGCCCGCGCGATGGGCAAATCGCCGGCGTATTTAACGACGCTGGTTCGGGAACACACCGGTGCGACGGTGATGGAGTGGCTGACCCGGGCGCGTTTGTCGCGCGCCCGCCAGCTCCTGCTCCACAGCGACGAGCATGTGGAGATCATCGCGGAGCGTGTGGGGTATGCGAGCGCGTCGTACTTCCACCGGGTGTTCAGGGAGGCGCATCAGATGAGTCCGGGGGAGTGGCGGCGGGTGCATGGGTAG